The sequence CTGTGTCTGGCCGCCAGGGGATGGCGCCAGGTTTGTTCGATACTGACAATCACGCGCCAGCCGTGCTTTGACAGTTGGTCGTTGCTTTAGCACTACGGGCGGTGGTTTGTACCTTGTACTTGCTGTAGCGCTTGGACAAACCGAATGCCCGTTAATTCCAGGTAGACTTTCTTGCCCTTCCGTCCTGGCCCAAAAGACAAGCAGTTTGCAAAGCGGAACAGGCGACGCGAACCGAAACACAACCGTATCTTGCCTGCTTGCCTGTCGGCTTCCAGACGCGCAAGTTAACTCTGGAACCTGGCTAAGCGCCGTTTGTTTTGGTGCAAGACAAGCCGGCGCTTTTTTTTGGCAATCACCCGTTCTGCTTGGCGTATTCGCTGTTGCGGCTGCTCAACTTGCGTCGCTTGACTTTCCTTGACGGCCCGTATGCGTCCTTCCAGTTCCACACGGGCACTGGTGATACCAAAATGCTGCAGGAACGCCGGTTTTGTCTGGTTTTTGTCTTGCCCGGCAACAGTAGCGGCAAAGCAAGACCGCATAGGCGGCCAGCGCCGCATGCTGTGCTGGTGCGGTGGCATGCAAACTTGGTAGCTAAATGTCAGAATTCCGGTACGAAATTCCCTGCCGTTTGACCCAGTCACTTAATTTCATTAACAGATGTCCATCTCTATGTGTACATAAATCAGCAGTTGTCTACCCCGCTTGAGTTGTTGCCAGAGCTGCGTATGGTCGTGAACCGAAGAGACCGTCATCGGTTTTTGCGCTCGTGCTCGCCCACCAGTGTAGGGCAAACCTGATATGATCAGGGCGACTCCCGTGCAACCGTCATGACTGTCAAGCAAAAGATGGGTCTGGGTTTGCTGGTGTTTCTGCCGCTGTCCTGGGCGGCGGTTGCGTGGCGTTGGGGAGAACTGGCGACCTGCATCACGGCAGGCCTAGCGATTGTGCCCTTGGCCATCTGGTTGAGCACGGCGACGGAGGAACTGGCGCTGGTTATGGGTCCCACCCTGGGCGGCTTGCTGAACGCCGTATTTGGCAATGCGACGGAACTAATTCTGGCGCTGGTAACCCTGCGAGCGGGGTTAGTGGAAGTGGTCAAGGCCAGTATTACTGGGACGGTTGTGGCCAACCTCCTGCTGGTGCTGGGCCTGGCGATGTTGTTGGGGGGATTGCGCCACAAGGAACAGCAGTTCCAAGCGATTGTCCCCCAGGTGAACGCCCCCTCGATGACCCTGGCGGTGATGGCCATTTTTTTGCCGACGTTGCTGGCCCGCACAGCGGAAGGTCAAGGCCTTGCCCCCCACGCAATTGCTCATCTGTCGGTGGTGGTGGCGGCGGTGTTGATGGGGGTTTACGGGTTGACGCTAGTGTTTGCCCTGAAAACCCATAGCTATCTCTACGACGTGGGTGTGACGGAATTGGGGGAACCCCACGACCGCCCCAATCTCTGGTTATGGCTAGGGGTCCTAGCGGCGGCAACGGTGGGCGTGGCGGTTGAGTCGGAAATCTTTGTGGGCGTCATCGAAGAGGCGACAGCGCAACTGGGACTCACGCCCTTGTTTACTGGGGTCATCCTGCTGCCGTTGCTGGGAGGTGCGGCAGAGTACGTGACGGCGGTGAACGTGGCGATGAAAAACA is a genomic window of Gloeomargarita sp. SKYB120 containing:
- the cax gene encoding calcium/proton exchanger, producing the protein MTVKQKMGLGLLVFLPLSWAAVAWRWGELATCITAGLAIVPLAIWLSTATEELALVMGPTLGGLLNAVFGNATELILALVTLRAGLVEVVKASITGTVVANLLLVLGLAMLLGGLRHKEQQFQAIVPQVNAPSMTLAVMAIFLPTLLARTAEGQGLAPHAIAHLSVVVAAVLMGVYGLTLVFALKTHSYLYDVGVTELGEPHDRPNLWLWLGVLAAATVGVAVESEIFVGVIEEATAQLGLTPLFTGVILLPLLGGAAEYVTAVNVAMKNNMNLAVSVAMGSSALVALLVTPVLVLVGEWWGQPMDLNFNLFEVVAVALAVTVANMISLDGRSNWLEGSLLLASYGVIAVAFYYHPA